In one Niallia taxi genomic region, the following are encoded:
- the rplK gene encoding 50S ribosomal protein L11: MAKKVIKVVKLQIPAAKANPAPPVGPALGQAGVNIMGFCKEFNARTAEQAGLIIPVEITVFEDRSFTFITKTPPAAVLLKKAAGIESGSGEPNRNKVATVKRDKVREIAETKMPDLNAASVEAAMRMVEGTARSMGIVIED; this comes from the coding sequence GTGGCTAAAAAAGTAATTAAGGTTGTTAAATTGCAAATTCCAGCAGCTAAAGCAAATCCGGCGCCACCAGTTGGACCAGCATTAGGTCAAGCAGGTGTTAACATCATGGGATTCTGTAAGGAGTTTAACGCTCGTACAGCTGAACAAGCTGGTTTAATCATTCCTGTTGAGATTACGGTTTTTGAAGACCGTTCATTTACATTTATTACAAAAACTCCACCTGCTGCAGTTTTATTGAAAAAAGCAGCTGGTATTGAGTCTGGTTCTGGTGAACCTAACCGTAATAAAGTAGCAACTGTTAAGCGTGATAAAGTACGCGAGATTGCTGAAACAAAAATGCCTGATCTAAATGCAGCTAGCGTTGAAGCAGCTATGCGTATGGTTGAAGGTACTGCCCGCAGCATGGGTATTGTTATTGAAGACTAA
- the rpoC gene encoding DNA-directed RNA polymerase subunit beta', with the protein MLDVNNFEFMKIGLASPDKIRSWSFGEVKKPETINYRTLKPEKDGLFCERIFGPTKDWECHCGKYKRVRYKGVVCDRCGVEVTRAKVRRERMGHIELAAPVSHIWYFKGIPSRMGLVLDMSPRALEEVIYFASYVVTDSGDTALEKKQLLSEKEYRAYRDKYGVKFQASMGAEAIKKLLSDIDLNKDVEGLKEELKTAQGQRRTRAIKRLEVLEAFRGSGNEPSWMILDVLPVIPPELRPMVQLDGGRFATSDLNDLYRRVINRNNRLKRLLDLGAPSIIVQNEKRMLQEAVDALIDNGRRGRPVTGPGNRPLKSLSHMLKGKQGRFRQNLLGKRVDYSGRSVIVVGPNLKMYQCGLPREMALELFKPFVMKELVEKGLAHNIKSAKRKIERVQPEVWDVLEEVIREHPVLLNRAPTLHRLGIQAFEPTLVEGRAIRLHPLVCTAYNADFDGDQMAVHVPLSSEAQAEARLLMLAAQNILNPKDGKPVVTPSQDMVLGNYYLTLEREDSVGEGMIFNDTSEALLAYQNGYVHLHTRVAVRASSLNNQTFTEEQNSQLLLTTVGKLVFNEILPESFPYINEPTKSNLEEKTPERFFVEQGTDVRAAIQAMPIIEPFKKKILGNIIAEVFKRFKITETSKMLDRMKDLGFRHSTKAGITVGVADIVVLGEKQEIIDEAQGKVDNVMKQFRRGLITEEERYDRVISIWSAAKDVIQAKLMKSLDIRNPIFMMSDSGARGNASNFTQLAGMRGLMANPAGRIIELPIISSFREGLTVLEYFISTHGARKGLADTALKTADSGYLTRRLVDVAQDVIVRDDDCGTDRGLLVAALKEGTEIIEPLDERLIGRYARRAIKHPETKAVIVAENELITEDLAVEIVEADIKEVWIRSAFTCNTRHGVCKKCYGRNLATGQEVEVGEAVGIIAAQSIGEPGTQLTMRTFHTGGVAGDDITQGLPRIQEIFEARNPKGQAVITEMAGVVVGINEGRDRQHEIVVQGELETRTYTAPYTARLKVKIDDVVEQGQELTEGSIDPKELIKVKNVTAVQEYLLREVQKVYRMQGVEIGDKHVEVMVRQMLRKVRVVDAGETEVLPGTLLDIHQFTDANAKALREGKLPATGRPVLLGITKASLETDSFLSAASFQETTRVLTDAAIKGKRDELLGLKENVIIGKLVPAGTGMPRYRNAEPITVAETTEESVSVE; encoded by the coding sequence TTGTTGGATGTAAATAATTTTGAATTCATGAAAATCGGTTTAGCTTCACCAGATAAAATCCGTTCATGGTCATTTGGTGAGGTAAAAAAACCTGAAACAATTAACTATAGAACTTTAAAACCAGAAAAAGACGGCTTATTCTGTGAGCGTATTTTTGGTCCTACAAAAGACTGGGAATGTCATTGTGGGAAATACAAGCGTGTAAGATATAAAGGTGTAGTTTGTGACCGCTGCGGAGTAGAAGTAACTCGTGCAAAAGTGCGTCGTGAACGTATGGGTCATATCGAATTAGCAGCTCCTGTATCTCACATATGGTACTTCAAAGGAATTCCGAGCCGCATGGGTCTTGTTTTAGATATGTCACCACGTGCTTTAGAAGAAGTTATTTACTTTGCTTCATATGTAGTAACTGATTCAGGTGATACTGCACTTGAAAAGAAACAGCTTCTTTCAGAGAAAGAGTACCGTGCATACCGAGATAAGTATGGTGTTAAGTTCCAAGCATCCATGGGTGCTGAAGCTATCAAAAAGCTTCTTTCTGACATCGATTTAAACAAAGATGTAGAAGGTTTAAAAGAAGAATTGAAAACAGCACAAGGTCAACGCCGTACTCGTGCAATTAAAAGATTGGAAGTTCTTGAAGCATTCCGTGGTTCAGGTAATGAGCCTTCATGGATGATTTTAGATGTTCTTCCTGTCATTCCTCCAGAATTACGACCAATGGTTCAATTGGATGGTGGACGTTTTGCAACATCAGATCTAAATGACCTATACCGTCGTGTAATTAACCGTAACAATCGTCTGAAAAGACTATTGGATTTAGGTGCTCCAAGTATCATTGTGCAAAACGAAAAGCGTATGCTTCAAGAAGCAGTAGATGCGCTTATCGACAATGGTCGTCGTGGCCGTCCTGTTACAGGTCCAGGGAACAGACCGCTTAAATCACTTTCTCACATGCTTAAAGGGAAACAAGGTCGTTTCCGTCAAAACTTGCTTGGTAAACGTGTTGACTACTCAGGTCGTTCAGTTATCGTAGTTGGACCAAACTTGAAAATGTATCAATGTGGACTTCCAAGAGAAATGGCGTTAGAGCTATTTAAGCCTTTCGTTATGAAGGAATTGGTTGAAAAAGGTTTGGCGCATAACATTAAATCTGCTAAGCGCAAAATTGAAAGAGTTCAACCAGAAGTATGGGATGTCTTAGAAGAAGTTATCAGAGAGCATCCAGTATTGCTTAACCGTGCACCGACTTTGCACAGACTAGGTATCCAAGCGTTTGAACCAACACTAGTAGAAGGTCGCGCTATCCGTTTGCATCCACTTGTTTGTACAGCTTATAACGCTGACTTCGATGGTGACCAAATGGCTGTCCATGTTCCATTGTCTTCCGAAGCACAAGCTGAGGCTAGATTGCTAATGCTTGCTGCTCAGAACATCTTGAACCCTAAGGATGGAAAACCAGTTGTTACGCCGTCACAGGATATGGTTCTTGGTAACTACTACTTGACACTTGAAAGAGAAGACTCTGTTGGTGAAGGTATGATCTTCAATGATACGAGTGAGGCATTATTGGCATACCAAAATGGTTATGTTCATTTGCATACTCGTGTTGCTGTGCGTGCAAGTTCTTTGAATAACCAAACATTCACAGAAGAACAAAACAGCCAGCTTCTTTTGACAACTGTAGGGAAATTAGTATTCAACGAAATTCTTCCTGAATCTTTCCCGTACATTAACGAACCAACAAAATCTAATCTTGAAGAAAAAACTCCAGAAAGATTCTTTGTGGAGCAAGGTACAGATGTACGTGCAGCTATTCAAGCTATGCCAATCATTGAGCCATTCAAGAAGAAAATACTTGGAAATATCATCGCTGAAGTGTTCAAGCGATTCAAAATCACTGAAACTTCTAAGATGCTTGATAGAATGAAGGATCTTGGCTTTAGACACTCAACAAAAGCAGGTATTACTGTTGGTGTTGCGGATATCGTGGTTCTTGGAGAAAAACAAGAAATTATTGATGAAGCACAAGGTAAAGTAGATAATGTTATGAAGCAATTCAGACGTGGTCTAATCACAGAAGAAGAGCGTTATGACAGAGTAATCTCTATCTGGAGTGCTGCTAAGGATGTCATCCAAGCGAAACTAATGAAGTCATTGGATATACGAAACCCAATCTTCATGATGAGTGATTCCGGTGCCCGTGGTAACGCATCTAACTTTACACAGCTTGCAGGTATGCGCGGATTGATGGCCAACCCGGCTGGTAGAATCATCGAGTTACCTATCATCTCAAGTTTCCGTGAGGGATTAACAGTATTGGAATACTTCATCTCTACACATGGTGCTCGTAAAGGTCTTGCCGATACAGCACTAAAAACAGCCGATTCGGGTTACTTGACTCGCCGTCTTGTTGACGTTGCTCAGGATGTCATTGTACGTGATGATGACTGTGGAACTGACAGAGGATTGCTTGTTGCAGCTCTTAAAGAAGGCACAGAAATTATTGAGCCATTGGATGAGCGTTTAATTGGACGTTATGCAAGAAGAGCAATTAAACACCCAGAAACAAAAGCAGTTATTGTGGCAGAAAACGAACTTATTACAGAAGATCTTGCTGTTGAAATCGTAGAAGCTGACATTAAAGAAGTGTGGATTCGTTCTGCGTTTACATGTAACACTCGCCATGGTGTATGTAAAAAATGTTACGGACGTAACCTTGCAACTGGTCAAGAAGTTGAAGTTGGTGAAGCAGTTGGTATTATCGCTGCCCAATCTATCGGTGAGCCAGGAACACAGTTAACGATGCGTACTTTCCATACAGGTGGGGTTGCTGGAGACGATATCACACAGGGTCTACCTCGTATTCAGGAAATTTTTGAAGCACGTAACCCAAAAGGTCAGGCTGTAATTACAGAGATGGCAGGGGTTGTTGTCGGAATCAACGAAGGAAGAGACCGTCAGCATGAAATCGTGGTTCAAGGAGAACTTGAAACAAGAACTTACACAGCGCCTTATACTGCTAGACTTAAAGTTAAGATAGATGATGTAGTAGAACAAGGGCAAGAATTGACTGAGGGTTCAATAGATCCAAAAGAATTGATCAAAGTGAAGAACGTTACTGCTGTACAGGAATATCTTCTTCGTGAAGTGCAAAAGGTTTATCGTATGCAGGGTGTTGAAATCGGGGATAAACACGTTGAAGTAATGGTGCGCCAAATGCTTCGAAAAGTGCGTGTAGTTGATGCTGGTGAAACAGAAGTACTACCAGGAACACTACTAGATATCCACCAATTTACTGATGCAAATGCGAAAGCTTTAAGAGAAGGCAAATTGCCTGCAACTGGAAGACCAGTATTGTTAGGTATAACAAAAGCATCTCTTGAAACTGATTCATTCCTATCTGCAGCTTCATTCCAAGAAACTACAAGAGTTCTTACAGATGCTGCTATTAAAGGTAAACGTGATGAACTGCTTGGACTGAAAGAAAATGTTATCATTGGTAAACTAGTTCCAGCTGGAACAGGTATGCCAAGATACCGCAATGCAGAGCCAATTACAGTGGCTGAAACAACAGAAGAATCCGTTTCAGTAGAATAA
- the rplL gene encoding 50S ribosomal protein L7/L12, protein MSKEQILEAVKNMTVLELNDLVKAIEEEFGVTAAAPVAVAGAAGGEAAAEQTEFDVVLASAGDQKIKVIKVVREITGLGLKEAKELVDNTPKAVKEGATKEEAEEIKAKLEEVGANVEVK, encoded by the coding sequence ATGTCTAAAGAACAAATCTTAGAAGCAGTTAAAAACATGACTGTTTTAGAACTAAACGACCTAGTTAAAGCTATTGAAGAAGAATTCGGTGTAACTGCAGCAGCTCCTGTTGCTGTTGCTGGTGCTGCTGGCGGAGAAGCTGCAGCTGAACAAACTGAATTTGATGTTGTTCTTGCATCTGCTGGAGATCAAAAAATCAAAGTTATCAAAGTTGTTCGTGAAATCACAGGCCTTGGTCTTAAAGAAGCGAAAGAACTTGTTGACAACACTCCTAAAGCAGTTAAAGAAGGAGCTACTAAAGAAGAAGCTGAAGAAATCAAAGCTAAACTTGAAGAAGTTGGAGCTAACGTTGAAGTTAAGTAA
- the rplA gene encoding 50S ribosomal protein L1, with translation MAKKGKKYLEAIKQVDRTKAYPVAEAIELVKKTSTTKFDASVEVAFRLGVDPKKADQQIRGAVVLPHGTGKTQRVLVFAKGEKLKEAEAAGADFVGDAEYITKIQQGWFDFDVIVATPDMMGEVGKLGRVLGPKGLMPNPKTGTVTFDVTKAVNEIKAGKVEYRVDKAGNIHVPIGKVSFEDAQLVDNFTTIFDTMQKVKPAAAKGTYMKNVSVTSTMGPGVKVDPSTV, from the coding sequence ATGGCTAAAAAAGGTAAGAAGTATTTAGAAGCTATCAAACAAGTTGATCGTACTAAAGCTTACCCAGTTGCAGAAGCAATTGAACTAGTTAAAAAAACAAGCACTACAAAATTTGATGCATCAGTTGAAGTTGCTTTCCGTCTAGGAGTAGATCCTAAGAAAGCTGACCAACAAATCCGTGGAGCAGTTGTTCTTCCACACGGTACTGGTAAAACTCAACGCGTGTTAGTTTTTGCTAAAGGTGAAAAACTTAAAGAAGCAGAAGCTGCAGGTGCAGATTTTGTTGGAGATGCTGAATATATCACTAAAATCCAACAAGGTTGGTTCGATTTTGACGTTATCGTTGCTACTCCAGACATGATGGGTGAAGTTGGTAAACTTGGTCGCGTATTAGGACCTAAAGGTTTAATGCCAAACCCTAAAACTGGAACAGTTACTTTTGATGTAACAAAAGCAGTTAACGAAATTAAAGCTGGTAAAGTAGAATACCGTGTTGATAAAGCTGGAAACATCCACGTACCAATCGGTAAAGTATCTTTCGAAGATGCTCAACTAGTTGATAACTTCACAACTATTTTTGATACAATGCAAAAAGTTAAGCCAGCAGCAGCTAAAGGAACTTACATGAAGAACGTTTCTGTTACTTCAACAATGGGACCTGGCGTTAAAGTAGATCCTTCTACTGTTTGA
- the secE gene encoding preprotein translocase subunit SecE: protein MQRTVNFFREVGREMKKVSWPKRKELTNYTITVLATVIFFSVFFALVDMGISELIRLILE, encoded by the coding sequence ATGCAACGCACTGTTAACTTTTTCCGTGAAGTAGGCAGAGAAATGAAAAAGGTTAGTTGGCCGAAGAGAAAAGAACTGACTAACTATACAATCACTGTTCTTGCGACAGTAATATTCTTTTCTGTGTTCTTTGCACTTGTTGATATGGGAATTTCTGAACTAATTCGTTTAATACTTGAATAA
- the nusG gene encoding transcription termination/antitermination protein NusG encodes MEKNWYVVHTYSGYENKVKTNLEKRVETMGMQDKIFRVIVPEEEETDVRNGKTKIVKRKVFPGYVLVEIVMTDDSWYVVRNTPGVTGFVGSAGSGSKPTPLMPDEVQVILKRMGVDEQRIEIEFELGETVKVNEGPFANFTGSVEEIDTDKAKVKVLVNMFGRDTPVELDFTQIEKF; translated from the coding sequence ATGGAAAAAAATTGGTATGTAGTTCATACTTACTCTGGTTATGAGAATAAAGTTAAAACTAACTTGGAAAAGCGCGTTGAAACAATGGGAATGCAAGATAAGATATTCCGTGTAATCGTGCCAGAAGAAGAAGAAACAGATGTAAGAAACGGCAAGACAAAAATTGTTAAAAGAAAAGTTTTCCCAGGCTATGTGCTTGTGGAAATCGTCATGACAGATGATTCTTGGTATGTTGTCCGCAATACGCCAGGAGTAACAGGGTTTGTTGGTTCTGCTGGTTCTGGTTCAAAGCCAACACCACTTATGCCTGATGAGGTGCAAGTCATCCTTAAGAGAATGGGTGTTGACGAGCAACGCATTGAAATTGAATTTGAATTAGGTGAAACAGTTAAGGTAAATGAAGGTCCGTTTGCAAACTTTACTGGGTCAGTTGAAGAGATCGATACTGACAAAGCAAAAGTGAAGGTTTTAGTGAATATGTTCGGCAGAGATACTCCTGTGGAGCTTGATTTTACACAAATTGAAAAATTTTAA
- a CDS encoding class I SAM-dependent methyltransferase, whose protein sequence is MTEHYYSRSQNVSSDPNHWDFTLKGNRFRFKTDNGVFSKKEVDFGSRVLIEAFSYPEVDGDILDVGCGYGPIGLSVAKEGKGRTIHMVDVNERALNLAQENAEINHIDNVLIYESDRLLQVKGNKFAAILTNPPIRAGKKVVHDIFEQSFEHLIHNGELWVVIQKKQGAPSALEKLEQLFQEVEVVEKQKGYFIIKAKRID, encoded by the coding sequence ATGACTGAACATTATTACTCTCGTTCCCAAAATGTTAGCAGTGATCCAAATCATTGGGATTTCACCCTGAAAGGAAACAGGTTTCGCTTTAAAACAGATAACGGTGTTTTTTCGAAAAAAGAAGTCGACTTCGGTTCGCGTGTATTAATAGAAGCATTTTCATATCCGGAAGTGGATGGCGACATACTTGATGTCGGCTGCGGATATGGACCGATTGGACTTTCTGTAGCAAAAGAGGGGAAGGGCAGAACTATACACATGGTTGATGTGAATGAAAGAGCATTGAATCTTGCGCAAGAAAATGCGGAAATCAACCATATTGATAATGTTTTAATTTATGAAAGTGACAGGTTGTTGCAGGTAAAAGGGAATAAATTTGCTGCTATCTTAACAAACCCGCCAATTCGTGCAGGAAAAAAGGTAGTCCATGATATTTTTGAGCAAAGTTTTGAGCATCTTATCCATAATGGAGAGTTGTGGGTTGTAATTCAGAAAAAGCAAGGTGCACCTTCTGCTCTAGAGAAGCTAGAGCAATTGTTTCAAGAAGTGGAAGTTGTAGAAAAGCAAAAAGGATATTTTATTATAAAAGCAAAAAGGATTGACTAG
- the rpoB gene encoding DNA-directed RNA polymerase subunit beta: protein MTGQLVQYGRHRQRRSYARISEVLELPNLIEIQTSSYQWFLDEGLREMFQDISPIEDFTGNLSLDFIDYSLGEPKYSVEESKERDVTYSAPLRVKVRLVNKETGEVKDQDVFMGDFPLMTETGTFVINGAERVIVSQLVRSPSVYYNGKLDKNGKKGFTATVIPNRGAWLEYETDAKDVVYVRIDRTRKLPITVLLRALGFGSDQEILDLIGDNEYLRNTLEKDNTEGTEKALLEIYERLRPGEPPTVENAKSLLVSRFFDPKRYDLANVGRYKINKKLHIKNRLFGQRLAETLVDPETGEIIAEKGTLLDRRALDRIIPNLENNIGFKTLSPYAGVLEDDVTVQSVKIYAPIDDGEKEINVISNAYVEEAVKNISPADIISSISYFFNLLHGVGLTDDIDHLGNRRLRSVGELLQNQFRIGLSRMERVVRERMSIQDTNTITPQQLINIRPVIASIKEFFGSSQLSQFMDQTNPLAELTHKRRLSALGPGGLTRERAGFEVRDVHYSHYGRMCPIETPEGPNIGLINSLSSFAKVNRFGFIETPYRRVDAETGQVTNHIDYLTADEEDNYVVAQANSRLGDDGSFLDEEVVSRFRGENTVVKRDRIDYMDVSPKQVVSAATACIPFLENDDSNRALMGANMQRQAVPLMQPEAPRVGTGMEYVSGKDSGAAVICKHEGIVEHVEAREVWVRRITVIDGQEVKGNLDKYKMLKFIRSNQGTCYNQRPIVAVGNRVTKGEILADGPSMELGELALGRNVLVAFMTWDGYNYEDAIIMSERLVKDDVYTSIHIEEYESESRDTKLGPEEITRDIPNVGEDALRNLDDRGIIRVGAEVKDGDLLVGKVTPKGVTELTAEERLLHAIFGEKAREVRDTSLRVPHGGGGIVHDVKVFNREDGDELPPGVNQLVRVYIVQKRKIHEGDKMAGRHGNKGVISRILPEEDMPYLPDGTPVDIMLNPLGVPSRMNIGQVLELHLGMAARSLNIHVASPVFDGAREEDVWETIREAGMAQDAKTVLYDGRSGEPFDNRVSVGVMYMIKLAHMVDDKLHARSTGPYSLVTQQPLGGKAQFGGQRFGEMEVWALEAYGAAYTLQEILTVKSDDVVGRVKTYEAIVKGENVPEPGVPESFRVLMKELQSLGLDVKILSSTEEEIEMRDTEDDDDIQQAESLTIAPDAQEPASEKVGMQE, encoded by the coding sequence TTGACAGGTCAACTTGTTCAGTATGGACGACACCGCCAGCGCAGAAGCTACGCACGAATTAGTGAAGTTTTAGAATTACCAAATCTAATAGAAATCCAAACCTCTTCCTATCAATGGTTTCTAGATGAGGGATTGCGTGAAATGTTCCAAGATATTTCACCAATTGAAGATTTTACTGGCAACTTATCATTAGATTTTATCGACTATAGCTTAGGTGAACCAAAGTACTCTGTCGAGGAATCAAAAGAGCGAGATGTTACATATTCCGCGCCATTGCGTGTAAAGGTGCGTCTTGTTAACAAAGAAACAGGGGAAGTAAAGGACCAAGATGTGTTCATGGGTGATTTCCCACTTATGACAGAGACTGGTACGTTCGTAATTAACGGCGCAGAGCGTGTTATCGTTTCGCAGTTAGTGCGTTCTCCGAGTGTTTATTATAATGGTAAATTAGATAAGAACGGTAAAAAAGGTTTTACAGCTACTGTAATTCCAAACCGTGGTGCTTGGCTTGAGTATGAAACGGATGCAAAGGATGTTGTATATGTACGTATTGACCGTACACGGAAACTTCCGATTACTGTATTATTGCGTGCGTTAGGATTTGGATCCGATCAAGAAATTCTTGATTTAATCGGTGACAATGAATACTTGAGAAATACTTTAGAAAAAGACAATACTGAAGGTACGGAAAAAGCTCTATTAGAAATCTATGAGCGATTACGTCCTGGTGAGCCACCTACTGTTGAAAATGCTAAAAGTCTATTAGTATCAAGATTCTTTGATCCTAAAAGATATGACTTAGCAAACGTAGGTAGATATAAAATTAACAAAAAGCTTCATATAAAAAATAGATTGTTCGGTCAACGTCTAGCAGAAACGCTTGTAGACCCTGAAACTGGTGAAATTATTGCTGAGAAGGGTACACTTTTAGATCGCCGTGCATTGGACCGTATTATTCCTAATTTGGAAAACAACATCGGCTTCAAGACACTTAGCCCTTATGCTGGCGTTTTAGAAGATGATGTAACAGTTCAATCGGTTAAAATCTATGCACCTATTGATGATGGAGAAAAAGAAATTAATGTTATAAGTAATGCATATGTGGAGGAAGCTGTTAAAAACATCTCTCCTGCAGATATTATTTCTTCAATCAGTTATTTCTTTAACTTGCTTCACGGTGTAGGTCTTACAGATGATATTGACCATTTAGGTAACAGACGTCTTCGTTCTGTTGGTGAATTGCTTCAAAACCAATTCCGCATTGGTTTATCAAGAATGGAGCGTGTAGTGCGTGAAAGAATGTCCATCCAGGATACAAACACGATCACTCCACAGCAACTGATTAACATCAGACCTGTTATTGCATCCATTAAAGAGTTCTTCGGAAGCTCACAGCTTTCTCAGTTCATGGACCAAACAAATCCACTTGCTGAATTGACACACAAACGTCGTTTGTCTGCATTAGGACCTGGTGGTTTGACTCGTGAACGTGCTGGATTTGAAGTGCGTGACGTTCATTATTCTCACTATGGACGTATGTGTCCAATCGAAACTCCAGAGGGACCAAACATTGGTTTGATTAACTCCTTGTCTTCATTTGCTAAAGTGAACCGTTTTGGTTTCATTGAAACACCTTACAGACGTGTTGATGCAGAAACAGGCCAAGTAACGAATCATATCGATTACTTGACTGCTGATGAGGAAGACAACTATGTTGTTGCACAGGCGAACTCTCGTCTTGGTGATGACGGGTCATTCCTTGATGAAGAAGTAGTGTCACGTTTCAGAGGGGAAAACACTGTTGTTAAGCGCGATCGCATTGACTATATGGATGTATCTCCAAAGCAAGTTGTGTCCGCTGCGACAGCATGTATTCCGTTCTTAGAAAACGATGACTCGAACCGTGCCCTAATGGGAGCGAACATGCAACGTCAAGCTGTACCTTTGATGCAGCCAGAAGCTCCAAGAGTTGGTACTGGTATGGAATATGTATCAGGTAAAGACTCAGGTGCAGCTGTTATTTGTAAGCACGAAGGTATTGTTGAACATGTAGAAGCGCGTGAAGTTTGGGTAAGAAGAATTACTGTTATTGACGGCCAAGAAGTAAAAGGCAATTTAGATAAATATAAAATGCTTAAGTTCATTCGTTCTAACCAAGGAACATGCTACAACCAAAGACCTATCGTGGCTGTTGGGAATAGAGTGACTAAGGGCGAAATCCTTGCTGATGGACCTTCTATGGAATTGGGAGAATTAGCTCTAGGAAGAAACGTCCTTGTTGCCTTCATGACTTGGGATGGCTACAACTATGAGGATGCCATCATCATGAGTGAACGATTAGTTAAAGACGATGTTTATACTTCCATCCATATTGAGGAATATGAATCTGAGTCTCGTGATACAAAGCTAGGACCTGAAGAAATTACACGTGACATTCCAAACGTTGGTGAAGATGCCCTTCGCAACTTGGATGACCGTGGTATTATCCGTGTAGGTGCTGAAGTTAAGGATGGAGATCTTCTTGTTGGTAAAGTAACTCCTAAAGGGGTAACAGAGCTTACAGCAGAAGAGCGTCTGCTTCATGCAATCTTTGGTGAAAAAGCACGTGAAGTACGTGACACAAGTCTTCGTGTACCACATGGCGGCGGCGGAATTGTCCACGACGTTAAAGTGTTTAACCGTGAAGACGGCGATGAACTTCCACCAGGTGTAAACCAGCTTGTTCGTGTTTATATTGTACAAAAACGTAAAATTCATGAAGGCGATAAAATGGCAGGACGCCACGGTAATAAAGGGGTTATCTCCCGCATATTACCTGAAGAAGATATGCCTTACCTTCCTGATGGTACACCTGTTGATATCATGTTAAACCCACTAGGCGTTCCTTCTCGTATGAACATCGGACAGGTGCTTGAACTTCACTTGGGTATGGCTGCAAGAAGCCTGAATATCCATGTGGCTTCTCCAGTATTTGATGGTGCACGCGAGGAAGATGTTTGGGAAACAATTAGAGAAGCTGGAATGGCACAAGATGCTAAAACAGTACTTTATGATGGACGTTCAGGCGAACCATTTGATAACAGGGTATCTGTTGGTGTCATGTACATGATTAAACTTGCTCACATGGTTGATGATAAGCTTCACGCTAGATCAACTGGTCCTTACTCTCTTGTTACGCAGCAGCCATTGGGTGGTAAAGCTCAATTTGGTGGACAGCGTTTCGGTGAGATGGAGGTTTGGGCACTTGAGGCTTATGGTGCAGCTTATACTTTACAAGAGATTCTTACTGTTAAATCAGATGACGTTGTTGGTCGTGTGAAGACGTATGAAGCAATTGTTAAAGGTGAAAATGTACCAGAACCAGGTGTTCCAGAATCATTCCGCGTATTGATGAAGGAGCTTCAAAGCTTAGGATTGGATGTTAAAATCCTTTCTAGCACAGAAGAAGAAATAGAAATGCGAGATACAGAAGATGATGATGATATTCAACAAGCTGAATCTCTAACTATAGCACCAGATGCACAAGAGCCTGCATCAGAAAAAGTAGGCATGCAAGAGTAA
- the rpmG gene encoding 50S ribosomal protein L33, which translates to MKNKIVLACEKCSSRNYSTMSSKTADRLEVKKYCQTCNAHTVHKETK; encoded by the coding sequence ATGAAAAATAAGATTGTACTGGCTTGTGAGAAGTGCAGCTCTAGAAACTATTCTACAATGAGCAGCAAAACCGCAGATCGCCTTGAAGTAAAGAAATATTGTCAAACATGCAATGCACATACAGTTCATAAAGAGACAAAATAG
- the rplJ gene encoding 50S ribosomal protein L10 has protein sequence MSSIIEQKQQIVSDIADKLKASKSTIVVDYRGLTVSEVTELRKQLREAGVEFKVFKNSMTRRAAEVAELSGLNDALTGPNAIAFSNEDVVAPAKIINDFAKKHEALEIKAGVIEGNIASVEDVKALAELPSREGLLSMLLSVLQAPIRNLALATKAVADQKEEQGA, from the coding sequence ATGAGCAGCATTATCGAACAAAAGCAGCAAATTGTATCTGATATCGCAGATAAATTGAAAGCAAGTAAATCAACAATCGTTGTTGACTACCGTGGTCTTACTGTTTCTGAAGTAACTGAACTTCGTAAACAACTTCGTGAAGCTGGCGTTGAATTCAAAGTTTTCAAGAACTCAATGACACGCCGCGCTGCTGAAGTTGCTGAACTAAGCGGTCTTAATGATGCTTTGACTGGTCCTAACGCTATTGCATTCAGTAATGAAGATGTAGTTGCACCAGCAAAAATCATTAATGACTTTGCTAAGAAACACGAAGCGCTTGAAATTAAAGCGGGTGTAATCGAAGGAAATATCGCTTCTGTTGAAGATGTTAAAGCTCTTGCTGAGCTACCATCTCGCGAAGGACTTCTTTCTATGCTTCTCAGCGTGCTTCAAGCACCAATCCGCAACTTGGCTCTTGCTACAAAAGCAGTTGCAGATCAAAAAGAAGAACAAGGAGCGTAA